The Methanopyrus kandleri AV19 DNA segment CATGGAATCGTTCACGGGGATTACGCTCGAATCCCTTAAGCATCGGTGGGTGCATCATCCTGAGTTCTTGGCGATGCTTCCGGCTCTCATGGACTTTCGGGGCAACGTGGCTCTCGCTCACTCCGCCCGCACCGCCACGGCGACCCATCTGGGTGACGAGGAGAGGGCACTGCAGAGCTCACTGGCGGTTCTCCTAATCGGCCTCATGGTGCCTCCGGTCATCGGCTCGGTCGTCTACTACGCCTACGGAGGTGATTTGAGTACCCTCGTAGGGACTGCGTTCCTTACCGTACTGTCGGTTACCGCGGTCGTGACGCCAGTAACAGTCGGTATCGTCCGCATGGCGGCGATGTTGGGTTTCGATCCGGATCATGTCGCTCCGCCACTAACAACGGCTCTCTCGGACGTACTGACGGTGGCTTTCCTGTTCACGATTGCGGAGGTGATGGTAGGTTGAGCAGTGTATGGAGAGGGATTCTCAGGATCCTCCGATCGATGTTGGTGATTTCCATAATTCTCGCCGTCTGGAGCTCTTTCACGGGCTCGCTGCTGGCTAAATGGGAGGCCAAGCTCGAGCATAACCCCGGTCTAGCCGCGCTCCTCCCAGTTCTAATGGCGGCGGCCGGCGCTGCGGCCGCGTCGTTCGGTAGCCGTCTTTCTACCTATTTGCACTTAGGGACGTTCACGATATGGGCGGTACTGAGAGACGCGTTGGTGCAAGGCTCGGCCTTGCTGTTGGTAATCGCGGGCTACGCCGGTCTCGTGACCGTCGCGTTCTCCGGTCGACCGTCTCTGATCCTGTTGGCCGTTGAGTCGAC contains these protein-coding regions:
- a CDS encoding magnesium transporter, coding for MSSVWRGILRILRSMLVISIILAVWSSFTGSLLAKWEAKLEHNPGLAALLPVLMAAAGAAAASFGSRLSTYLHLGTFTIWAVLRDALVQGSALLLVIAGYAGLVTVAFSGRPSLILLAVESTGLTFLTSILVALGSAFTSVRLGMDPDDVVGPVVTTAADSVGIILTLTLAPG
- a CDS encoding magnesium transporter; translated protein: MKRFLRDLSAATASLTALVLMESFTGITLESLKHRWVHHPEFLAMLPALMDFRGNVALAHSARTATATHLGDEERALQSSLAVLLIGLMVPPVIGSVVYYAYGGDLSTLVGTAFLTVLSVTAVVTPVTVGIVRMAAMLGFDPDHVAPPLTTALSDVLTVAFLFTIAEVMVG